The Micromonospora sp. Llam0 genome contains a region encoding:
- a CDS encoding DUF1986 domain-containing protein, translated as MRVRLAVAAVATTLIGLLATPTAATAAPEEIIGGGTVSSAPWAAAVFSNGSFTCSGTIIAANWVLTARHCVSGSMSVRIGSVYRSSGGVTRTVSSAYGRYDLALLYFSSPVSTSYVTLSSSYPPVGSTNSIYGWGMTCYSGCGASTQLKTASVQVTSTSVTDAYGGRAIRSTRINGNAWRGDSGGPQFYNGQQVGVASTANGVNIQNYGSVAYNRSWIRSVAGV; from the coding sequence CAACCGCGGCGACGGCCGCGCCGGAGGAGATCATCGGCGGCGGGACGGTGTCGTCCGCCCCGTGGGCCGCCGCAGTCTTCAGCAACGGCTCGTTCACCTGTTCCGGCACCATCATCGCCGCCAACTGGGTGCTCACCGCGCGGCACTGTGTCAGCGGCTCGATGTCGGTCCGGATCGGCAGCGTCTACCGCTCCTCCGGCGGCGTCACCCGTACGGTCAGCTCCGCGTACGGCCGCTACGACCTGGCCCTGCTCTACTTCTCCAGCCCAGTCAGCACCAGCTACGTGACGCTGTCCAGCAGCTACCCGCCGGTCGGCTCGACCAACAGCATCTACGGCTGGGGCATGACCTGCTACAGCGGCTGCGGCGCGTCGACCCAGCTGAAGACCGCCTCGGTCCAGGTGACCAGCACCAGCGTCACCGACGCGTACGGCGGCCGGGCGATCCGCAGCACCCGGATCAACGGCAACGCCTGGCGGGGCGACTCCGGCGGCCCACAGTTCTACAACGGCCAGCAGGTCGGGGTGGCGTCGACCGCCAACGGTGTCAACATCCAGAACTACGGCAGTGTCGCGTACAACCGGTCCTGGATCCGCTCGGTGGCCGGCGTCTGA
- a CDS encoding YbjQ family protein produces the protein MLIVTTNDLPGYEIRIVLGEVVTSVVRSINPFKEGVKALRGGKSDPGGPASLTKYRTEIIGKLGEAAKKKGANAVIGMRFDTRQVGSTHMELCAYGTAAVVLQIRPDAGDDSKQSKVDASHADASAGNETGGSAGSGSK, from the coding sequence GTGCTGATCGTGACGACGAACGATCTACCGGGATACGAGATCCGCATCGTGCTGGGTGAGGTGGTCACCTCGGTGGTCCGCTCGATCAACCCGTTCAAGGAAGGCGTCAAGGCGCTGCGGGGCGGCAAGTCCGACCCGGGCGGCCCGGCCAGCCTCACCAAGTACCGGACCGAGATCATCGGCAAGCTGGGCGAGGCCGCCAAGAAGAAGGGCGCGAACGCCGTCATCGGGATGCGGTTCGACACCCGGCAGGTGGGTAGCACCCACATGGAGCTCTGTGCGTACGGGACGGCTGCCGTGGTGCTGCAGATCCGGCCGGACGCCGGCGACGACTCGAAGCAGTCGAAGGTCGACGCGAGTCACGCCGACGCCAGCGCCGGCAACGAGACCGGCGGCTCGGCCGGCTCCGGCAGCAAATAG